One genomic window of Salirhabdus salicampi includes the following:
- a CDS encoding class D sortase, translated as MRKLLTYFSLLLFIGGGILLLLGGWQIYHEHTSVERALEEAKEKAMQHGEENTARVDQRSYKERMNFTKGDMIGILSIPAIDKELPIVEGTEEDELDKGVGHYSITALPGDPNQILLAGHRNTVFTGLDQLQPGSEIMVQMPYGMFTYIMTHTKIVDAHDTSIIKTSLTEEELVISTCYPFNYIGDAPERYIIYAYPAPK; from the coding sequence ATGCGTAAGCTGTTAACGTATTTTTCCCTCCTCCTTTTTATAGGAGGGGGAATTTTATTATTATTAGGTGGGTGGCAAATTTATCATGAACATACTAGTGTGGAACGCGCTTTAGAAGAGGCGAAGGAAAAAGCAATGCAACATGGAGAAGAGAATACAGCTAGGGTTGATCAAAGATCGTATAAAGAACGAATGAACTTTACCAAAGGCGATATGATCGGTATCCTTTCTATACCTGCCATTGATAAGGAACTTCCCATTGTAGAAGGGACCGAAGAGGATGAATTAGACAAAGGGGTAGGACACTACTCCATTACTGCTCTTCCTGGTGACCCTAATCAAATCCTTCTTGCCGGTCACCGAAATACCGTTTTTACAGGGCTCGACCAATTACAACCGGGTAGTGAAATTATGGTTCAAATGCCTTACGGGATGTTCACGTACATTATGACGCATACGAAAATTGTTGATGCCCATGACACATCAATCATTAAAACATCTTTAACGGAAGAAGAACTCGTAATATCAACGTGTTACCCATTCAATTATATCGGAGATGCTCCAGAGCGTTATATTATATATGCTTACCCTGCACCAAAATAA
- a CDS encoding family 43 glycosylhydrolase, with protein sequence MSKKLSLLFFLLLIVIVGCSNNSSDGENDGKETDEAMFQNPVYEPVLADPSVIKADDGYYYAYGTEDAWGEHSNTVLVPVTRSKNLIDWEYVGPAFETKPMWKGSGSIWAPDIQKYQDQYYLYYSLSIWGDSNPGIGVAVSDKPEGPFEDKGKIFDSEEIGVFNSIDPYFYVTEDGRPYIFWGSFHGIFGVQLSEDGFEVAGEKFQIGGSAFEAPYIIERNNSFYFFGSLGSCCEGENSTYHVAVAKADNIEGPYFDKDGNDIKYSPGTTILKRQADGNYVGPGHNAIVQDDAGTDWILYHAINKEDDKLWTGASRRPLMLDPIVWEDGWPTVKNQEPNTELQPAPVLND encoded by the coding sequence ATGTCGAAAAAACTTAGTCTATTATTCTTCCTTCTGCTTATCGTGATAGTAGGATGCAGCAATAACTCCAGCGATGGGGAGAATGACGGGAAGGAAACTGATGAAGCAATGTTTCAAAACCCTGTATATGAACCTGTACTAGCAGACCCATCGGTCATAAAGGCTGATGACGGATACTATTACGCATACGGAACCGAGGATGCTTGGGGAGAACACTCCAACACCGTTTTGGTACCGGTTACAAGGTCGAAAAACTTAATTGATTGGGAGTATGTTGGTCCTGCTTTTGAAACGAAACCGATGTGGAAGGGCTCAGGCAGCATTTGGGCTCCAGATATCCAAAAGTATCAAGATCAATATTACTTGTACTACTCACTATCCATCTGGGGTGATTCAAACCCGGGAATTGGGGTAGCAGTGTCTGACAAGCCTGAAGGACCATTTGAAGATAAAGGGAAAATTTTTGATAGTGAAGAAATTGGTGTTTTCAACTCTATTGACCCATATTTCTATGTAACAGAAGACGGAAGACCTTATATCTTCTGGGGAAGCTTCCACGGCATTTTTGGTGTCCAATTAAGTGAAGATGGATTTGAAGTTGCAGGCGAGAAATTCCAAATTGGCGGATCAGCCTTTGAAGCCCCTTATATCATTGAACGAAATAATAGTTTCTACTTCTTCGGATCCCTCGGGTCTTGTTGTGAAGGTGAAAACAGCACGTATCATGTTGCCGTTGCAAAAGCGGATAACATCGAAGGGCCATATTTCGATAAAGATGGCAATGACATTAAATATTCACCAGGAACAACCATTTTAAAAAGACAAGCAGACGGTAACTATGTAGGTCCAGGTCATAACGCAATCGTTCAGGATGACGCAGGAACGGATTGGATTTTATACCATGCTATCAACAAAGAAGATGACAAGCTTTGGACAGGAGCAAGTCGTCGCCCACTTATGTTAGACCCTATCGTGTGGGAAGACGGTTGGCCAACTGTAAAAAATCAAGAACCGAACACCGAGCTACAGCCAGCCCCAGTCTTGAACGATTAA
- a CDS encoding LPXTG cell wall anchor domain-containing protein, translating into MKKIANALLIAALTIFSSIAVFAETVDKDSWGPSSTGAIVYGQWDIADDGTVTSTLSPGWNQIYNGNHDATDFTVKADIKWLETGSAEFPKFGLITTFQDVNNMTAAFLDKQFNVLAIFAKVQGQDDQWINVDLPEDFDWSVAHELKVVKSGEQYEYFVDGEKLTTQEFAISNGEIGLITEDSKAEFANVSVEYPLPDTATNSYNTLLFGALLVAAGGAFFFLNRRKVNA; encoded by the coding sequence ATGAAGAAAATTGCAAACGCTTTATTAATTGCTGCATTAACGATTTTTTCTAGTATCGCTGTATTTGCTGAAACAGTAGACAAGGATAGTTGGGGGCCATCCAGCACTGGTGCTATCGTTTACGGTCAATGGGATATCGCTGATGATGGCACAGTAACAAGTACATTAAGCCCTGGTTGGAATCAAATTTATAATGGGAATCATGATGCAACAGACTTTACAGTAAAAGCTGATATTAAATGGCTTGAAACTGGTTCTGCGGAATTTCCAAAGTTCGGACTTATCACTACTTTTCAAGATGTAAATAACATGACTGCTGCATTCTTAGATAAGCAATTTAATGTACTTGCAATATTTGCAAAAGTACAAGGTCAAGATGATCAATGGATTAACGTTGACTTACCGGAAGACTTCGATTGGAGCGTTGCTCACGAATTGAAGGTCGTAAAATCTGGCGAGCAGTATGAATATTTTGTAGATGGTGAAAAGTTAACGACACAAGAATTTGCAATCAGTAACGGTGAAATTGGTTTAATTACAGAAGATTCTAAAGCTGAGTTCGCTAACGTTTCTGTTGAATACCCACTACCAGACACTGCAACAAACAGCTATAACACACTTCTTTTCGGAGCATTACTTGTAGCTGCTGGTGGCGCGTTCTTCTTCCTTAACCGGAGAAAAGTGAATGCGTAA
- a CDS encoding helix-turn-helix domain-containing protein yields the protein MGKTNHSKDAERLARQVGETLRRIRQERKMSLQELADITDVSKLTLGNIERGEANPSLTVIWKIANGLTIPISLLLNEGKEVLVSRKNEGNNVVSTNGACTLQPIFDTPNYGSFEIHRAFLKPNSEYSPGAHQMGVIEYVTVMEGELKVKIEDEYHHLYEYDSIKFNGDVEHAYMNPTNSVTVLHFVMTYTKPTS from the coding sequence ATGGGGAAAACAAATCATTCCAAAGATGCAGAAAGATTGGCTCGACAGGTTGGTGAAACGTTAAGGAGAATTAGGCAAGAGCGAAAAATGAGTTTACAAGAATTAGCTGATATTACAGACGTAAGCAAACTAACATTGGGCAATATTGAAAGAGGTGAAGCGAACCCATCACTTACTGTTATTTGGAAAATAGCTAACGGACTTACAATTCCCATTTCGTTATTACTTAACGAAGGTAAAGAAGTGCTTGTTTCAAGAAAAAACGAAGGGAATAATGTTGTTAGTACCAATGGGGCCTGTACATTACAACCTATTTTTGATACCCCTAATTACGGTTCATTCGAAATACATAGAGCTTTTTTAAAACCTAATAGTGAATATTCACCAGGTGCTCATCAAATGGGGGTTATTGAATATGTAACCGTGATGGAAGGGGAATTGAAAGTGAAGATAGAGGATGAATACCATCATCTGTATGAGTATGACTCGATAAAGTTTAATGGTGATGTAGAACATGCATATATGAACCCTACTAATTCGGTAACCGTATTACATTTTGTGATGACATATACTAAACCAACTTCTTAG